The nucleotide sequence GCCGGCCTTCATCTCGAAGGTCGAGAGCAGCAGCACGTTGGCCTGCTCGATGAGCGAGAAATGGCAGCCCTCCGCCCCCTTCGGCTGCCCGGTCGTGCCGCTCGTGTAGAGGATCGTGGCGGTGTCGAACGGGTCGCGGGGCACGTACGTGTCGATCGGCTCGGCGGCCTCGGCGAGCGCCTCGAGCCGGTCGAAGCCGGTGGCCAGGTCGGGCGGCGCGAGCACGGTGACGACGTCGACGCCGGCGAGGCCGGCCCCGGAGGCGCCCTCGGCGAGCAGCGGCGCCGCGCAGACGAGCATCGTCGAGCCGGAGTCGCGCAGGACGTACTCGATCTCGTGCTGCTTGAGCAGGGCGTGGATCGGCACGGCGACGGCACCGAGCGACAGGATCGCGTAGTAGACGCGCGGGAAGTCGGCCACGTTCGGCACGAGCATCGCCACCCGAGTGCCCTCGGTCACCCCCTTGGCTCGGAGAGCCCCGGCGTACGCCTTCGTCTGCGCCCAGAGCTCGGCGTAGGTGACGCGCTCGGGCCCGACGACGACCGCCACCTCGTCGGAGAATCGCTCGGCCGACTCCCGGAGGATCGAGGCGACCGAGGCGGTGGCGCGCGAGGGTGCGGGCGTTGTCATGATGACTCCTTCGTCGACGGTGACGGGTCTTCGTGCCTCGCCGGGCCGGCGTCGGGTGGTAGGTCCGGTGCCGCGGCGGTGCCGATGCACGAATCCTACGAGCGCAGGAGCCGGGGCGCGCCCTTCTCGCAGCAAATCCACCCCCGTCACCCGGCCTCGGGCAGACGCTCGTCGCCGAACTGCGCGTCGTCGGTCGCCGAGTCGACGTCGGGGTCGGCGAAGGCGAAGCCGAGCGATCTGGCGCGGACGCGCGCGGCGTGACGCCGCCCGGCCTCCGACTCTCGGAAGAGCGCGCCGCGGCGCCGACGGAACGGGTCGGTGCTGCGGGTGTCCCACGCGGCGAGGATCGCGCCGACCGTGTCGGCCGCGTGCTCGTCGTCGCCCACGGCCCGGAGCCATGCCAGGTGGTCGAGGCCTTCCCGGCAGTGCTCGTCGAAGTCGTCGATCCCCTTCGACGCGATCCGGTCGAGCCCGGCGCGCTCGATCCAGCCGATGCCCACGAGCCCGTCGATCACCTCGGCGGTGTGCTCGACGGAGAGGCCGAGACGTCGGCTGACGAGGGCGGCCACGGCGGACTCGCACGTGTGACCCGAGTTCACGAGATCGAGGGCGAAGACGCAGGCGGGGTCGGTGAGGACGATGAGGGACTGGATACCTGTTGTACGCATGGGCGTCATGGTGCGACGAACCGGCCCCGTCGGATCCTGAGACCTGCTCGAACTGTGGAGAACCGGGCAGAGGCGCCCGTTGTGGAGGAGAGACGGGTCAGCGCTCAGGATCGGCCACAGCCGCTCGGCCACACTGTTCTCCGGCCGCGCTCGATAGACTGGAGGGCTCATGATTCCTGCCATCACGTACCCGCCCGAGCTGCCGGTCAGCCAGCGTCGCGACGACATCGCCGCGGCGATCCGCGATCACCAGGTCGTGATCGTGGCGGGCGCGACCGGCTCGGGCAAGACGACTCAGCTGCCGAAGATCTGCCTCGAGCTCGGCCGGGAGATGATCGGCCACACGCAGCCTCGACGCATCGCGGCCCGCAGCGTGGCGGAGCGCATCGCCGAGGAACTCGGCGTCGAGATGGGCGGCCTCGTGGGCTACCAGGTGCGCTTCACCGACCGGGTCGGCGACGAGACGCGCGTGAAGCTCATGACCGACGGGATCCTGCTCAACGAGATCCACTTCGACCGCGACCTCACGAAGTACGACACGATCATCATCGACGAGGCGCACGAGCGCAGCCTCACCATCGACTTCCTCATCGGCTACCTCAAGCAGCTGCTGCCCCGCCGCCCCGATCTGAAGGTGATCATCACCTCGGCGACGATCGACCCCGAGTCGTTCTCGAAGCACTTCGGCGGTGCGCCGATCATCGAGGTGTCCGGCCGCACCTACCCGGTGGAGATCCGGTATCGGCCGCTGGTGGCCGACGCCGACGCGGGCGACGACGACCCCGACGACGAGGGCGAGCAGGGCTCGCCGAGCCGGTCCGACGATAAGGACTATCTGCAAGGCATCAACGACGCCCTCGACGAACTCGCCCGCGAGAGCAACGGCGACGTGCTCGTCTTCCTCTCCGGCGAGAACGAGATCCGCGACGCCGAGGAGTCGATCCGCGGCCGCAATCTGCCCTACACCGAGGTGCTCCCGCTCTACGGCCGCCTGAGCGCCGCCGACCAGCACCGCGTCTTCGAGCCGAGCAGCATGGCGGGCGTCCGTCGCCGCATCATCCTGGCCACCAACGTCGCCGAGACGAGCCTCACGGTGCCGGGCATCCGCTACGTGATCGACGCGGGCACGGCGCGCATCAGCCGCTACTCGACCCGGGCGAAGGTGCAGCGGCTCCCGATCGAGGCCATCTCGCAGGCCAGCGCTAACCAGCGCTCGGGGCGCTCGGGCCGCACGAGCGACGGCATCGCGATCCGGCTGTACTCCGAGCAGGACTTCGATCGGCGGCCCGAGTTCACCGAGCCGGAGATCCTGCGCACGAACCTGGCCGCGGTGATCCTGCAGATGATCTCGCTCGGCCTCGGCGACATCGCCAGGTTCCCGTTCCTCCAGCCGCCCGACAGCCGCGGCATCAAGGACGGCCTCGACCTCCTGCGCGAGCTCGGCGCCGTCCACACGAAGGCGAACGGCGACCCGGTGGCGACGCGCATCGGCCGTCAGATCACGCGGCTGCCGATCGACCCGCGCCTGGCGCGCATGGTGCTCGAGTCGAAGCAGCACGGCACGACCCGCGAGGTCATGGCGATCGTGGCCGCCCTCAGCATCCAGGATCCCCGAGAGCGCCCGCTCGAGAAGCGCCCGCAGGCCGATCAGCAGCACGCGCGCTTCGTCGATCCGGCCGGCGACTTCATCACGCTGCTGAATCTCTGGAACTACCTGGAGGACCGCCAGAAGGAGCTCGGCTCCAGCGCCTTCCGACGCCTCTGCCGCGCCGAGTTCCTCAACTACCTCCGGATCCGCGAGTGGCAGGACGTCTACCGCCAGCTCGTCCGGTCGAGCCGCGACCTCGGTCTCCACGTCGGCGGCCGCTCGACCAACCCCGACGGCATCCACAAGTCCCTCCTCGCCGGGCTCCTGAGCCAGATCGGCCTCAAGGACGTCCAGAAGAAGGATTACGTCGGCGCCCGCCAGACCCGCTTCGTGATCTTCCCGGGGTCTGCCCTGGCCAAGAAGCAGCCGAACGCCATCATGAGCGCCGAGCTCGTCGAGACGAGCCGCCTGTTCGCCCGGGTGAACGGCGCCATCGACCCGGCGTGGGCCGCTCCGATCGCGGGCGACCTCGTCAAGCGCAGCCACTCCGAGCCGCACTGGGAGAAGAAGCAGGGCGCGGTCGTCGCCTTCGAACGCGTCACGCTCTACGGCGTGCCGATCATCCCGAGGCAGCGGGTGCAGTTCAACCGCATCGACCCGCCGTACGCGCGCGAGCTCTTCATCCGCCACGCCCTCGTCGACGGCGACTGGGAGTCGCACCAGGCGTTCCAGCAGAAGAACGCCGACCTCATCGACGAGCTCACCGAGCTCGAGGAGCGCACGAGGCGGCGCGACATCCTCGTCGACGGCGACGCGGTGTTCGAGTTCTACCAGCGGCGCATCCCGGCCGACGTGTCGACGACGCGCTCGTTCGAGGGCTGGTGGCGGAAGGCGCGCACCGAGACGCCCGACCTCCTCACCATGCGCCAGGAGGACCTCCTCGGCGACGACGAACCCGAGGTCGACGAGTCCGCGTACCCGACGACGTGGCGCCAGGGCGACCAGACCCTCGCCCTGCGGTACCGCTTCGAGCCCGGAACACACGACGACGGTGTCACCGTGCTGGTGCCGCTGCCACTCCTGGCACGCCTGTCGCCGCTCGGCTTCGACTGGCAGGTGCCCGCGTTCCGCGACGAGCTCGTGCAGGCGATGATCCGCTCGCTGCCGAAGCAGATCCGCAAGAACGTCGTGCCGGCGGGCGACTGGGCGACGAAGATCACGGCCGAGCTGCCGGCCGACCCGCCGACGCAGCCCACCGAGCCGTTCGCCGACACCGTCGCGGCCGTCATCAAGCGCCTCGCCTACACCCCGGTCACCGGCGCCGACTTCGACCTCGCGCGCCTGCCCGCCCACCTGCGCATCACCTTCGCCGTGGTCGACGAGCGATCGCGCGTCGTCGGCATCGACAAAGACCTCCGAACCCTGCAGCAGGAGCTCGCGGCAGACACCCGCACCAGCGTCGCCCGCGCCACCGAGCAGCCCGCGGTCGGCCCCTCGATCCAGCAGCGAGGTCTCACCCGCTTCGACTTCGACGACCTCCCCGCCTTCGTCGACACGCGTCACGGCGAGACGACGGTCCGCGCCTACCCCGCGATCGTCGACGACGGCGACTCGGTTTCGATCCAGCTCATGGCGACCGAGGCCGATCAGCGGATCGCGACGCCGCAGGGCGTCCGGCGGCTGCTCATGCTGGGCACGCCGTCGCCCATCGCGTACGTGCAGCAGCACCTCACCGCGCCCGAGAAGCTGATCCTCGCCACGAGCCCGTACCAGAACACCGCGGCCCTGTTCGCCGACTGCCTGCAGGCGGTGGTCGACGACGTCCTCTACCGGGTGAAGCCCGACGGCATGGTCCTCACCCGGAAGGAGTTCGAGACCGTGCGCGACCGCGTGTCGGCCGCCGTCATGGACTCCATGTTCCAGACCGTGTCGCTGGTCGCCCGGACGCTCACGGCCGCCCGGGATGCCGACAAGGCGCTGAAGCAGGCGACGAACCTCGCGCTGCTGCCGGCGCTGACCGACGCGCGCGAGCAGCGCGACCGGCTCCTCTACCCCGGATTCGTGGGGCGGACCGGGCTGCAGCAGCTGCAGCGCGTGCCCGTCTACCTCGTCGGGATCCAGCGACGGGTCGCGAAGCTGGTCGAGAACCCGGCCCGCGACCGGGCCTGGATGGTCGAGGTCCAGCAGGCGACGAGCAGGTACGTGGATGCGGGGGGCTCGTTCCCGCCGGAGGTCGCGGCTCCTGCGCCCCTCGTCAGGGCCCGCTGGATGCTCGAGGAGTTCCGCCTGTCGCTCTTCGCACAAGACCTCCGGCCCAGCGAATCGGTGTCGCTGCAGCGGATCGTCAAGGTGCTTGCCAGCGCTCGGCAGGCCTGACCGATAGCCTGTCCGAACATGCGAGCAACAGTCAGAGACGTCGCCGCCCGCGCCGGGGTGAGCCCGAAGACGGTCTCGAACGTCATCAACGG is from Frondihabitans australicus and encodes:
- the hrpA gene encoding ATP-dependent RNA helicase HrpA, with product MIPAITYPPELPVSQRRDDIAAAIRDHQVVIVAGATGSGKTTQLPKICLELGREMIGHTQPRRIAARSVAERIAEELGVEMGGLVGYQVRFTDRVGDETRVKLMTDGILLNEIHFDRDLTKYDTIIIDEAHERSLTIDFLIGYLKQLLPRRPDLKVIITSATIDPESFSKHFGGAPIIEVSGRTYPVEIRYRPLVADADAGDDDPDDEGEQGSPSRSDDKDYLQGINDALDELARESNGDVLVFLSGENEIRDAEESIRGRNLPYTEVLPLYGRLSAADQHRVFEPSSMAGVRRRIILATNVAETSLTVPGIRYVIDAGTARISRYSTRAKVQRLPIEAISQASANQRSGRSGRTSDGIAIRLYSEQDFDRRPEFTEPEILRTNLAAVILQMISLGLGDIARFPFLQPPDSRGIKDGLDLLRELGAVHTKANGDPVATRIGRQITRLPIDPRLARMVLESKQHGTTREVMAIVAALSIQDPRERPLEKRPQADQQHARFVDPAGDFITLLNLWNYLEDRQKELGSSAFRRLCRAEFLNYLRIREWQDVYRQLVRSSRDLGLHVGGRSTNPDGIHKSLLAGLLSQIGLKDVQKKDYVGARQTRFVIFPGSALAKKQPNAIMSAELVETSRLFARVNGAIDPAWAAPIAGDLVKRSHSEPHWEKKQGAVVAFERVTLYGVPIIPRQRVQFNRIDPPYARELFIRHALVDGDWESHQAFQQKNADLIDELTELEERTRRRDILVDGDAVFEFYQRRIPADVSTTRSFEGWWRKARTETPDLLTMRQEDLLGDDEPEVDESAYPTTWRQGDQTLALRYRFEPGTHDDGVTVLVPLPLLARLSPLGFDWQVPAFRDELVQAMIRSLPKQIRKNVVPAGDWATKITAELPADPPTQPTEPFADTVAAVIKRLAYTPVTGADFDLARLPAHLRITFAVVDERSRVVGIDKDLRTLQQELAADTRTSVARATEQPAVGPSIQQRGLTRFDFDDLPAFVDTRHGETTVRAYPAIVDDGDSVSIQLMATEADQRIATPQGVRRLLMLGTPSPIAYVQQHLTAPEKLILATSPYQNTAALFADCLQAVVDDVLYRVKPDGMVLTRKEFETVRDRVSAAVMDSMFQTVSLVARTLTAARDADKALKQATNLALLPALTDAREQRDRLLYPGFVGRTGLQQLQRVPVYLVGIQRRVAKLVENPARDRAWMVEVQQATSRYVDAGGSFPPEVAAPAPLVRARWMLEEFRLSLFAQDLRPSESVSLQRIVKVLASARQA